Proteins encoded by one window of Chromobacterium violaceum ATCC 12472:
- a CDS encoding O-methyltransferase encodes MQARWDAVDDYFCRQLVHQDAALEAALADSAAAGLPAISVAPNQGKFLNLLARIHGARRILEIGTLGGYSAIWLARALPENGRLVTLEYESRHVEVAAANLARAGVAGKVDIIQGAAADSLQRLIDDGAAPFDLVFIDADKPNNPVYLELALRLSRPGTVIVGDNVARQGEVANPDNPDPAIVGTRRFIELLGSHPRLSATAIQTVGGKGYDGFALAIVEG; translated from the coding sequence ATGCAAGCGCGATGGGACGCGGTGGACGATTATTTCTGCCGACAGCTGGTGCATCAGGACGCCGCGCTGGAGGCGGCGCTGGCGGACAGCGCCGCCGCCGGGCTGCCGGCGATCAGCGTGGCGCCCAACCAGGGCAAGTTCTTGAACCTGCTGGCGCGCATCCACGGCGCGCGGCGGATTCTGGAAATCGGCACCCTGGGCGGCTACAGCGCGATCTGGCTGGCGCGCGCGCTGCCGGAGAATGGCCGGCTGGTGACGTTGGAATACGAATCGCGGCACGTGGAGGTGGCGGCCGCCAACCTGGCGCGCGCCGGCGTGGCCGGCAAGGTGGACATCATCCAGGGCGCCGCCGCGGACTCGCTGCAACGCTTGATAGACGACGGCGCCGCGCCGTTCGACCTGGTGTTCATCGACGCTGACAAGCCGAACAACCCGGTGTATCTGGAGCTGGCGCTGCGGCTGTCGCGGCCGGGCACGGTGATCGTCGGCGACAACGTCGCGCGCCAGGGCGAGGTGGCCAATCCGGACAATCCCGATCCGGCCATCGTCGGCACCCGCCGCTTCATCGAGCTGCTGGGCAGCCATCCGCGGCTGTCCGCCACCGCGATCCAGACCGTGGGCGGCAAGGGCTACGACGGCTTCGCGCTGGCCATCGTCGAGGGCTGA
- a CDS encoding glutathione S-transferase family protein: MLRILGRSSSINVRKVLWTCHEIGLDYEREDWGRGVRPVSDPAFLALNPFAMIPALVDGDVALSESNAICRYLAAKHGRRDLLPADPAGRAQVERWMDWQIADLNPAWSYAFHALSRNSPEHRDPARIADSAAAWNKQMAVLESQLGEVWLLGEDFTLADIALGVSVQRWLLTPFDKPALPKAEAYFERLRRRPAYLAHGGEGVA; the protein is encoded by the coding sequence ATGCTCCGCATACTCGGCCGCAGCAGCTCGATCAACGTCCGCAAGGTGCTGTGGACCTGCCATGAAATCGGTCTCGATTACGAACGCGAGGATTGGGGGCGCGGCGTGCGGCCGGTCTCCGATCCGGCATTCCTGGCGCTGAACCCGTTTGCGATGATCCCGGCGCTGGTGGACGGCGACGTCGCGCTGTCCGAATCCAACGCCATCTGCCGCTATCTGGCCGCCAAGCACGGCCGGCGCGACCTGCTGCCCGCCGATCCGGCCGGTCGGGCGCAAGTCGAGCGCTGGATGGACTGGCAGATCGCCGACCTGAATCCCGCCTGGAGCTACGCCTTCCACGCGCTGAGCCGCAACAGCCCCGAGCACCGAGATCCGGCGCGCATCGCCGACAGCGCGGCGGCGTGGAACAAGCAGATGGCGGTGCTGGAGTCGCAATTGGGCGAAGTCTGGCTGTTGGGCGAGGATTTCACGCTGGCCGACATCGCGCTGGGCGTGTCGGTGCAGCGCTGGCTGCTGACGCCGTTCGACAAGCCGGCCCTGCCGAAAGCCGAAGCCTATTTCGAGCGCCTGCGCCGCCGCCCCGCCTACCTGGCCCACGGCGGCGAGGGCGTGGCCTGA